The genomic interval TGGTGACCTTCCCTGCGTGCCGCGGAGAACGTGTATATGTCGGACCGCAACGGACGTGACGACGAGTCACATAGTACTATTCGGAACGTGGTTCTCGTTGTTCTCGATACGGCTCGAGCGAAGAGCGTTGGCATGCAACCGTTCCCGGACGACGAGGATACGGTCGGCACCGACCCCGCCGCGTCCGGCGGCTGGGCCGGATCGGGCGACGATTCGGTGGGTGCGCACCCGACGCCGACGCTGACGCGGCTCGCCGACGAGGGAACCGCGTTCGACAACGCGTTCGCGACCGCCCCCTGGACGCTGCCCTCCCACGCGTCGTTTTTCACTGGCACCTATCCCTCCGAACACGGGACCCACGGCAATCACACCTACCTCGACGACGACCTCCGGACGCTCCCCGAGGCCTTCGCCGACGCGGGCTACCAGACGATCGGCGTCTCGAACAACACCTGGATCACCGAGGAGTTCGGCTTCGACCGCGGCTTCGAGGACCTTCGCAAGGGCTGGCAGTACATCCAGTCCGACGCCGACATGGGCGCGGTCGTCCGCGGCGAGGACCTCCGGGAGAAGCTCATCGCGACGCGAAACCGTCTCTTCGACGGCAACCCGCTCGTTAACGCCGCTAATATCCTCTATAGCGAAGTCTTCCAGCCCGCGGGCGACGATGGCTCCAACCGGTCGACCGATTGGATCGACGACTGGCTGGGCAGTCGGACCGACGACCGCCCGTTCTTCCTGTTCTGTAACTTCATTGAGCCCCACGTCGAGTACGACCCGCCCCGCGAGTACGCCGAGCGGTTCCTTCCCGAAGGCGCCAGCTACGAGGAGGCGACCGCGGTTAGGCAGGACCCCCGCGCCTACGACTGCGAGGACTACGACATTTCCGACCGCGAGTTCGCCATGCTGCGCGGGCTCTACCGGGCCGAACTGGCCTACGTCGACCACCAGCTCGGCCAACTCCGCGAGGCGCTCGTGGCCCACGACGAGTGGGAGGACACGCTCCTCGTCGTCTGCGGCGACCACGGCGAGCACATCGGCGAACACGGCTTCTTCGGCCACCAGTACAATCTCTACGACACGCTGCTCAACGTCCCGCTTGTCTTCCACGGCGGCCCCTTCACCGACGGCGGCCGCCGCAACGAGTTAGTCCAACTGCTCGACCTCCCCGCGACGCTGCTCGAGACAGCCGGGATCGACGACCCCGAACTGCGCGAGCAGTGGTCGAGCCGGTCGCTCCACCCCGGCTCGAGCGACGACGCCCGCGACGCCGTCTTCGCCGAGTACGTCGCACCCCAACCCTCGATCGACCGGCTCGAGGCCCGCTTCGGCGACATTCCCGACCGCGTCCGGCAGTACGACCGCCGGCTGCGGGCGATTCGCACGCCCGAGTACAAGTACGTCCGCGGCGACGACGGCTTCGAGCGCCTCCACCACGTCCGGACCGACCCGTTCGAGCGCACCGACGTCAGCGACGAGGAACCCGAGACAGTCCGGCGCCTCCGGCGGCGGATCGAGGAGCAGTTCGAACCGCTCGCCGACGCCGGCATCGTCGAGGAGGTCGAGATGCGCGACGGGACGAAAGAGCGCCTGGCGGACCTCGGCTACCTCTGATCGCGGCCACCCGTGTCACGACGGCACATTAAGCGTACATCGATGCACGCGGGGACGTTTCCGGCGCTCGCCGAAACGGCGAGTATGTCCGCTACTCCACCCTCCGAAACGGCGCCGTTCCCGTTTCCGACGCAGGTCGTGTACGACGGGCCGGCCGACCGACTTCGCGTCGCCGTCGACCTTGCC from Natrinema salifodinae carries:
- a CDS encoding sulfatase family protein; protein product: MSDRNGRDDESHSTIRNVVLVVLDTARAKSVGMQPFPDDEDTVGTDPAASGGWAGSGDDSVGAHPTPTLTRLADEGTAFDNAFATAPWTLPSHASFFTGTYPSEHGTHGNHTYLDDDLRTLPEAFADAGYQTIGVSNNTWITEEFGFDRGFEDLRKGWQYIQSDADMGAVVRGEDLREKLIATRNRLFDGNPLVNAANILYSEVFQPAGDDGSNRSTDWIDDWLGSRTDDRPFFLFCNFIEPHVEYDPPREYAERFLPEGASYEEATAVRQDPRAYDCEDYDISDREFAMLRGLYRAELAYVDHQLGQLREALVAHDEWEDTLLVVCGDHGEHIGEHGFFGHQYNLYDTLLNVPLVFHGGPFTDGGRRNELVQLLDLPATLLETAGIDDPELREQWSSRSLHPGSSDDARDAVFAEYVAPQPSIDRLEARFGDIPDRVRQYDRRLRAIRTPEYKYVRGDDGFERLHHVRTDPFERTDVSDEEPETVRRLRRRIEEQFEPLADAGIVEEVEMRDGTKERLADLGYL